A DNA window from Verrucomicrobiia bacterium contains the following coding sequences:
- a CDS encoding tetratricopeptide repeat protein: protein MQSDISQSGQLYAVLGWLEKNRRQIISSAVILTVVGIIVAFVLWRNHQKEIAAGEAVSAMTLSAAQGNVKAADWLKVAAETSGTEAGARALLTAAGDQFVDGKIADAQASFQKFLTEYDGSALTAQAKYGIAVCLLAQGKTNEALPAFKEIVDRFASANVVTPAKYSLAQLYQAGGKLEQARDLYMDLAHDPQNTYGSEAMNQLNELFKANPKLRPSPAAAAPVAPAITPAK, encoded by the coding sequence ATGCAATCTGACATTTCGCAATCGGGACAACTGTATGCCGTGCTGGGCTGGCTGGAAAAGAACCGCAGGCAGATCATTTCCTCGGCGGTCATCCTCACGGTGGTGGGCATCATCGTCGCCTTCGTGCTGTGGCGGAACCACCAGAAGGAAATCGCAGCCGGTGAAGCCGTTTCCGCCATGACGCTCTCCGCCGCGCAGGGCAACGTAAAGGCGGCCGACTGGTTGAAGGTCGCGGCGGAAACCAGCGGCACGGAAGCCGGCGCCCGGGCGCTGCTGACGGCGGCGGGCGATCAGTTTGTGGATGGCAAGATCGCCGACGCGCAGGCGTCGTTTCAAAAATTTCTGACCGAATACGACGGCAGCGCGTTGACCGCGCAGGCCAAATACGGCATCGCCGTGTGCCTGCTGGCGCAGGGCAAGACGAACGAAGCGCTCCCGGCGTTCAAGGAAATCGTGGACCGGTTTGCGAGCGCCAATGTCGTCACGCCGGCCAAATACTCGCTCGCCCAGCTTTATCAGGCCGGCGGCAAGCTGGAGCAGGCCCGCGACCTCTACATGGATCTGGCGCACGATCCGCAAAACACCTACGGCTCGGAGGCGATGAACCAGTTGAACGAGCTGTTCAAGGCGAACCCCAAACTCCGTCCGAGTCCGGCCGCTGCGGCGCCCGTGGCGCCGGCCATTACGCCGGCAAAATAG
- a CDS encoding NCS2 family permease, whose protein sequence is MEKLFRLQERGSTVRTEILGGATTFITMAYIIVVNPAILSFAGIPAGPSTVATILTAVVGCTLMGLLANRPIAVAPYMGENAFIAFGLAALGIGWQQRLGAVFVSGLGFLLITVLGVRAWLAASVSPSLKHSFAVGIGLFLAFIGLYETGIVTSFVTGLPAATLPLGPAGMLRAPDVPVKIGNLRDPQVLLAIGGFLLMAILMIRRVRGAVLLGMVATAVTGCLLGLGKAPEHWLALPFAGEYALQPIAFKLDIAGVFQMSFLPVLLTLFLMSFLDTLGTLVGVGAAGGMLDEKGNFPEIHKPMLVDALTCLFSGLVGTSTSGAYIESATGIRDGARTGLAALTTAALFAVSLFFIPAVAPLQQLRFAYGPALIAVGVLMFSSVRKIDFDDLTELVPALVTIGMMLFTYNIANGLTAGLAIYPLLKAATGRGRELNAGAMVLGALCLVYFLFGLPH, encoded by the coding sequence ATGGAAAAGCTCTTCCGGTTGCAGGAGCGCGGCAGCACGGTGCGAACCGAAATCCTCGGCGGCGCGACCACCTTCATCACGATGGCCTACATCATCGTGGTCAACCCGGCGATCCTCAGTTTTGCCGGCATCCCCGCGGGGCCAAGCACCGTGGCCACGATTCTCACCGCCGTGGTGGGCTGCACTTTGATGGGACTGCTGGCCAACCGGCCCATTGCCGTGGCGCCTTACATGGGCGAAAACGCCTTCATCGCCTTTGGGCTGGCCGCCCTGGGCATTGGCTGGCAACAGCGGCTGGGCGCGGTGTTTGTCAGCGGACTCGGCTTCCTGCTCATCACCGTGCTGGGCGTGCGCGCATGGCTGGCGGCGTCGGTGTCGCCCAGCTTGAAACACAGTTTCGCGGTCGGCATCGGCTTGTTTCTCGCCTTCATCGGCCTCTACGAAACCGGCATTGTCACCAGCTTCGTAACCGGTCTCCCGGCGGCAACCCTGCCGCTTGGCCCGGCCGGAATGTTGCGGGCGCCGGACGTGCCCGTCAAAATCGGCAACCTGCGCGATCCGCAGGTGTTGCTGGCCATCGGCGGTTTTTTGCTGATGGCGATCCTGATGATCCGCCGGGTGCGGGGCGCGGTGCTGCTGGGCATGGTGGCGACGGCGGTGACCGGCTGCCTGCTGGGGCTGGGCAAGGCGCCGGAACACTGGCTGGCCCTGCCCTTTGCGGGGGAATACGCCCTGCAGCCCATCGCGTTCAAGCTGGACATCGCGGGCGTCTTTCAAATGAGCTTTTTGCCCGTGCTGCTGACGCTCTTTCTCATGAGCTTTCTGGACACGCTCGGCACGCTGGTGGGCGTGGGCGCCGCGGGTGGCATGCTCGACGAAAAAGGAAATTTCCCAGAGATCCACAAGCCCATGTTGGTGGACGCCCTGACCTGCCTGTTCAGCGGCCTCGTGGGCACGTCCACGAGCGGCGCCTACATCGAATCGGCCACCGGCATTCGCGATGGCGCCCGCACCGGGCTGGCCGCCCTGACCACCGCCGCCCTGTTCGCCGTTTCACTCTTCTTCATCCCGGCGGTCGCTCCGTTGCAACAGTTGCGCTTCGCGTATGGTCCGGCGTTGATTGCGGTCGGCGTCCTCATGTTCAGTTCGGTGCGCAAAATCGATTTTGACGACCTCACCGAACTGGTGCCGGCGCTGGTCACGATTGGCATGATGCTGTTCACCTACAACATCGCCAACGGGCTGACGGCGGGGCTGGCCATCTATCCCCTCCTCAAAGCCGCCACCGGACGCGGGCGTGAATTGAATGCCGGCGCCATGGTGTTGGGCGCGCTGTGCCTGGTTTACTTTCTCTTCGGCCTGCCCCACTGA
- a CDS encoding LamG-like jellyroll fold domain-containing protein: GGNQDAGIFAVSGVDMPPEVVITRQPQPVTNNLPASPVTLSVTAMGAPNLAYQWYQGAPGAAVKLNGKTAASLTFNPVTTNDAGTYFAVVSNSLSAATSTVASVTVFRAPQIVQQPSPASVSLFTGRNISFAVGANAALPVYYFWRFNNSPLGGASGSTYALNNVQLNQAGAYSVLVSNAYGVATSSVVTLSVLAPGYPAAVNVLADYPVGYWRLDETSGSVAHDYIAGNNGSYLNTLLGQPGNGLVDTHKAARFGALSSVNCYVSGIPIDFATTSNAAFSVEAWVNGNAQSSDAGLISKGYGSGGEQFNLDCGAGSHAFRFFVRDRTGGAHVAGGSVTPNGQWHHLVGVCDQANGNVILYVDGAANASATIAANSGLLSSTNPVTIGSRQSGAGTSYNFQFVGLMEEVAIYDYALSPAQVQAHFAAASNRAPQFASNPFFQGRANAGQAYAGTLTTNASDPNGDAMTFSKLSGPPWLAIGANGFLSGTPANNDANTNVFLVSTRDGAGASNTATMLIYVNGAPGFAADPFAVPGAFAGRAYSNSIAGQASDPNPTDTLTFAKLSGPAWLAIAPDGSLSGLPPEAQLGTNSFVVSVADGGGLTATATLTVAVMPVPELGAGLTVQGTNLWLNWSGGLGPYEVQMSTNLSGTNWQTIASDLGGSNLLVLPTNNAAFFRILSH, from the coding sequence GGCCATGGGCGCGCCGAATCTGGCCTATCAGTGGTATCAGGGCGCGCCGGGGGCGGCGGTCAAACTCAACGGGAAAACCGCGGCCAGTCTCACCTTCAATCCCGTGACCACCAACGACGCCGGCACTTACTTCGCGGTGGTGAGCAACAGTCTGAGCGCCGCCACGAGCACGGTGGCGAGCGTGACGGTGTTCCGGGCGCCGCAGATTGTGCAGCAACCCAGTCCGGCCAGCGTGTCGTTGTTCACCGGCCGCAACATCAGCTTCGCCGTTGGCGCGAATGCCGCCCTGCCGGTTTACTACTTCTGGCGGTTCAACAATTCACCGTTGGGCGGTGCCAGCGGGTCCACCTACGCCCTGAACAACGTGCAACTGAATCAGGCCGGCGCCTACTCGGTGCTGGTGAGCAATGCCTACGGCGTCGCAACGAGCAGCGTCGTCACGCTGTCCGTGCTGGCGCCCGGCTATCCCGCGGCGGTGAACGTGCTGGCCGATTACCCCGTGGGCTACTGGCGGCTTGACGAGACCAGCGGCTCGGTGGCGCACGATTACATTGCCGGCAACAACGGCAGCTATCTCAACACCCTGCTGGGGCAGCCCGGCAATGGCCTGGTGGACACGCACAAGGCGGCGCGCTTTGGCGCGTTGTCGTCGGTCAACTGTTACGTGAGCGGCATACCGATCGACTTCGCCACCACCAGCAACGCCGCGTTCTCCGTCGAGGCGTGGGTGAACGGCAACGCGCAGTCGTCGGATGCCGGCTTGATTTCGAAGGGCTATGGCAGCGGCGGCGAGCAGTTCAACCTGGATTGCGGCGCGGGCAGCCACGCGTTCCGATTCTTTGTGCGCGACCGGACCGGTGGCGCGCATGTGGCCGGCGGAAGCGTGACTCCCAATGGCCAGTGGCATCATCTTGTCGGCGTGTGTGACCAGGCCAACGGCAACGTCATCCTGTATGTAGACGGCGCAGCCAATGCCAGCGCGACCATCGCTGCAAACAGCGGTTTGCTGAGTTCAACCAATCCGGTCACCATCGGCTCCCGGCAGTCCGGCGCCGGAACGAGCTACAATTTCCAGTTTGTCGGGCTAATGGAGGAGGTGGCCATCTACGATTACGCTTTGAGTCCGGCGCAGGTGCAGGCGCACTTTGCGGCCGCCTCCAACCGCGCGCCCCAGTTCGCGAGCAATCCGTTTTTCCAGGGCCGTGCGAATGCCGGGCAGGCGTATGCGGGCACGCTGACCACCAACGCCAGCGACCCGAACGGCGACGCGATGACCTTCTCCAAACTGAGCGGCCCGCCGTGGCTGGCGATTGGGGCCAACGGCTTCCTTTCGGGCACGCCCGCCAACAACGACGCGAACACCAACGTGTTTCTCGTCAGCACCCGCGATGGGGCGGGAGCTTCCAACACGGCCACGATGTTGATCTATGTGAACGGCGCGCCCGGCTTTGCCGCCGATCCGTTTGCCGTGCCGGGGGCATTTGCCGGACGCGCATATTCGAACAGCATCGCCGGTCAGGCCTCCGACCCGAATCCCACGGACACGCTTACCTTCGCAAAACTGAGCGGACCGGCCTGGCTTGCGATTGCCCCGGACGGTTCGCTTTCCGGTCTGCCGCCCGAAGCCCAGCTGGGAACCAACAGTTTTGTCGTCAGCGTGGCGGATGGCGGCGGCTTGACCGCCACTGCAACGCTGACGGTGGCCGTGATGCCGGTGCCGGAGCTTGGCGCCGGCCTGACGGTGCAGGGCACCAACCTGTGGTTGAACTGGTCCGGCGGCCTCGGTCCCTATGAGGTGCAGATGTCAACCAACTTGAGCGGCACGAACTGGCAAACCATCGCGAGCGATCTGGGCGGGTCGAACCTGCTGGTGCTGCCCACGAACAACGCCGCCTTTTTCCGCATACTGAGCCATTGA